A genomic segment from Bradyrhizobium sp. ISRA430 encodes:
- a CDS encoding 50S ribosomal protein L11 methyltransferase, with protein sequence MQPSPTHRASFSIGTEAAAKRVVDVLTEVFFDGDAAVAAFERPDGQWDVTLHFAEAPDQALLREVVATSAGNEIADQLAFDTIEAKDWVKASLEDLVPVPAGRFVVHGSHDRDRVAQNKLAIEIEAALAFGTGHHGTTRGCLLLLDHILKSARPRRVLDLGTGTGVLAIAAAKALHRAVLASDIDPPSVRVAAENARLNEVGHHVRAIRATGFAAPDFAECGPFDLVLANILANPLRQLASPMTRHLAPGARVILSGLLTHQAPAVIAAYRARGLVPLRHLRIEGWSSLLLRKVG encoded by the coding sequence ATGCAGCCCTCTCCCACCCATCGCGCAAGCTTTTCAATCGGCACTGAGGCCGCGGCCAAGCGTGTCGTCGACGTGCTCACCGAGGTCTTTTTCGATGGCGACGCGGCAGTTGCCGCCTTCGAGCGGCCGGACGGACAATGGGACGTCACCCTGCATTTCGCCGAGGCGCCTGACCAGGCGTTATTGCGCGAAGTCGTTGCAACTTCAGCAGGAAACGAGATCGCAGATCAGCTCGCCTTCGATACGATCGAGGCCAAGGACTGGGTCAAGGCGAGCCTGGAAGATCTCGTCCCGGTGCCGGCGGGGCGCTTCGTGGTGCACGGCAGCCATGATCGCGACCGCGTGGCGCAGAACAAGCTCGCCATCGAGATCGAGGCGGCGCTCGCCTTCGGCACCGGCCATCATGGCACCACGCGCGGCTGTTTACTGCTGCTTGACCATATCCTGAAGAGCGCGCGGCCACGGCGCGTGCTCGACCTCGGCACTGGCACCGGCGTGCTGGCGATCGCAGCAGCCAAGGCGCTGCATCGCGCGGTGCTCGCCTCCGATATTGACCCGCCTTCCGTGCGCGTGGCGGCCGAGAACGCCAGGCTGAATGAAGTTGGTCACCATGTGCGGGCGATCCGCGCCACCGGCTTCGCCGCGCCGGACTTTGCCGAGTGCGGCCCGTTCGACCTGGTGCTGGCCAACATCCTCGCCAATCCGTTACGGCAATTGGCGAGCCCGATGACGCGGCATCTCGCCCCTGGCGCCCGGGTGATCCTTTCCGGCCTGTTGACACATCAGGCCCCTGCTGTGATCGCCGCCTACCGCGCGCGCGGGCTCGTTCCGCTGCGCCATCTGCGGATCGAGGGCTGGAGCAGCTTGTTGCTGCGCAAGGTGGGTTGA
- a CDS encoding aminopeptidase P family protein — translation MFEAHFQTFEEPEAGVALTARLAAFREELARRKLSGFVIPRADQQQNEYVAPSEERLAWLTGFTGSAGLAVVLTLEAAVFVDGRYTLQAAKQVDAKAWAVESLIDPPPESWLTAHLKPGDRLGFDPWLHTFAAAERLAGACAKAGAELVAVDSNPVDTVWPDRPLPPLAPVAVHGLQYAGTAEAEKLKQIRSEIEKLGVDALVLSDSHAVAWTFNIRGADVAHTPLPLSYALVPKDGRPTVFIDHRKLSNLTRDHLEQSADVREPDAMAPTLMALAKSGAAIALDNATAADALSRLITGAGGKPVRGNDPIALLKAVKNTTEIAGTKTAHRRDAVALARFLAWVDREAGSGKLTEIDAVEALETFRRDTGALKDVSFPTISGTGPNGAIVHYRVTRKSNRRIARGDLLLIDSGAQYEDGTTDVTRTMAVGEPTAEMRDRFTRVLRGHIAIARAVFPDGTTGAQLDTLARQYLWAAGVDFEHGTGHGVGSYLSVHEGPARISKLGTTPLKRGMILSNEPGYYKTDGFGIRIENLELVVAADIPGAEKPMNAFETLTLAPIDRRLIDVAMLSRDELDWLNAYHARVSAEVRPALDEATRAWLDQATAELKL, via the coding sequence ATGTTCGAAGCGCACTTCCAGACATTCGAGGAGCCGGAGGCCGGCGTCGCATTGACGGCGCGGCTTGCCGCATTTCGTGAAGAGCTCGCTCGCCGCAAGCTGTCGGGGTTCGTGATTCCGCGCGCCGACCAGCAGCAGAATGAATATGTGGCGCCATCGGAGGAGCGGCTCGCCTGGTTGACCGGTTTCACGGGATCGGCGGGACTTGCGGTGGTTCTGACCCTGGAGGCCGCAGTCTTCGTCGACGGCCGCTACACGCTTCAGGCCGCCAAGCAGGTCGATGCGAAGGCCTGGGCGGTGGAGTCCTTGATCGATCCGCCGCCGGAGAGTTGGCTGACGGCGCATCTGAAGCCCGGCGACCGCCTCGGATTTGATCCGTGGCTGCACACTTTTGCAGCAGCCGAGCGCCTCGCAGGCGCCTGCGCCAAGGCCGGCGCCGAGCTGGTCGCCGTCGACAGCAACCCGGTCGACACCGTCTGGCCGGACCGGCCGCTGCCGCCGCTCGCGCCGGTCGCGGTGCACGGCCTGCAATATGCCGGCACCGCCGAAGCCGAGAAGCTGAAGCAGATCCGCAGCGAGATCGAGAAGCTCGGTGTCGATGCGCTGGTGCTGTCGGACAGCCATGCCGTGGCATGGACCTTCAACATTCGCGGCGCCGACGTCGCGCACACGCCGCTGCCGCTGTCCTACGCGCTGGTGCCGAAGGACGGCCGGCCGACCGTGTTCATCGACCACCGCAAGCTTTCCAACCTGACCCGCGACCATCTCGAGCAGTCGGCGGATGTGCGCGAGCCCGATGCGATGGCGCCGACGCTGATGGCGCTCGCCAAGAGCGGCGCCGCGATTGCGCTCGACAATGCCACCGCGGCCGATGCGCTCAGCCGGTTGATCACAGGCGCCGGTGGCAAGCCGGTGCGCGGCAACGATCCGATTGCGCTGTTGAAGGCGGTCAAGAATACGACCGAGATCGCCGGCACGAAAACCGCGCACCGGCGCGATGCCGTGGCGCTGGCGCGCTTTCTCGCCTGGGTCGACCGCGAGGCAGGAAGCGGCAAGCTCACCGAGATCGATGCCGTCGAGGCGCTGGAGACGTTCCGCCGCGACACCGGTGCATTGAAGGACGTGTCGTTCCCGACCATCTCCGGCACCGGACCGAACGGCGCTATCGTGCACTACCGCGTCACCCGCAAGAGCAACCGGCGGATCGCACGCGGCGACCTCTTGCTGATCGATTCCGGCGCACAATACGAAGACGGCACAACCGACGTCACCCGCACTATGGCGGTGGGCGAGCCGACCGCCGAGATGCGCGACCGCTTCACTCGTGTCTTGCGCGGCCACATCGCGATCGCGCGCGCGGTGTTCCCCGACGGCACCACCGGCGCGCAGCTCGACACGCTGGCGCGGCAATATCTCTGGGCCGCCGGCGTCGATTTCGAGCACGGCACCGGCCACGGCGTCGGCAGCTATCTCTCGGTGCATGAGGGGCCGGCGCGGATCTCGAAGCTCGGCACCACGCCGCTGAAGCGCGGCATGATCCTCTCCAACGAGCCCGGCTACTACAAGACCGATGGTTTTGGCATCCGCATCGAAAATCTCGAGCTGGTGGTCGCGGCAGACATTCCGGGCGCCGAGAAACCGATGAATGCATTCGAGACGCTGACACTGGCGCCGATCGACCGCCGGCTGATCGACGTCGCGATGCTGAGCCGCGACGAGCTCGATTGGCTCAATGCCTACCACGCCCGCGTGAGCGCCGAGGTGCGGCCGGCGCTGGATGAAGCGACCAGGGCGTGGCTGGATCAGGCCACGGCGGAGCTGAAGCTGTAA
- the ligA gene encoding NAD-dependent DNA ligase LigA has protein sequence MARAAKTKAKPLRDVADLTQAQAKVEHMRLALELEEHDRRYYQEDAPTVTDAEYDALRQRFNAIEKRFPEFVSAESPSQKVGAAPSGRFKKVRHALPMLSLDNAFAEEDVRDFVGRIARFLKLADDKIDFSAEPKIDGLSMSLRYEGGELVTAATRGDGAVGEDVTANIRTLEDVPQKLKGRNVPEICEVRGEVYMTKKAFLALNERQKAAGDTVFANPRNSAAGSLRQKDPTITASRPLGFFAYAWGEMSAMPEGTQSGMIHWFERCGFKTNPLTKLCHSVEELLAFHHSIEEQRAELDYDIDGVVYKVDRIDWQERLGFVSRTPRWGIAHKFPAERAMTVLRDIEIQVGRTGSFTPVGKLEPIGVGGVIVQNVTLHNEDYIKGIGNKGEVLREGRDIRIGDTVVIQRAGDVIPQVVDVVIDKRPRSAKEFHFPKKCPCPLHTDVVREETATGEEGSRARCTGEFACPYQKIEHLKLFVSRRAFDIDGLGEKQLQYFFDEGFVKEPADIFTLEKRNSKLKLEQIEGYGATSVRNLFGAIESRRKIALERFIYALGMRHVGETTALALARGYGSWDAFHDACLRVAKDDEEAMADMDALDQIGDTVIKSIADYFGESHNRGIVERLTSEVEIVDAEKPKRNSPVTGKTVVFTGSLERMTRDEAKATAERLGAKVSGSVSKKTDLVVAGPGAGSKLAEANKHGVKVLTEEEWLKLIGE, from the coding sequence ATGGCAAGAGCAGCAAAAACCAAAGCCAAGCCGCTTCGCGACGTCGCCGATCTCACCCAGGCGCAGGCCAAGGTCGAGCATATGCGGCTCGCCCTCGAGCTCGAGGAGCACGACAGGCGCTACTATCAAGAGGACGCGCCGACGGTCACCGACGCCGAATATGACGCGCTGCGTCAGCGCTTCAATGCGATCGAGAAGCGCTTTCCGGAGTTCGTCAGCGCGGAGTCGCCGTCACAGAAGGTCGGCGCCGCGCCGTCAGGGCGCTTCAAGAAAGTCCGGCATGCCCTTCCGATGCTGTCGCTCGACAACGCCTTTGCGGAAGAGGATGTGCGCGACTTCGTCGGCCGCATCGCGCGATTCCTGAAGCTTGCCGATGACAAGATCGATTTCTCCGCCGAGCCGAAGATCGACGGGCTCTCGATGTCGCTGCGCTACGAGGGCGGCGAGCTCGTCACCGCAGCGACGCGCGGCGACGGCGCGGTGGGCGAGGACGTCACCGCCAATATCCGCACGCTCGAGGACGTGCCGCAGAAGCTGAAGGGCCGCAACGTTCCCGAGATCTGCGAAGTCCGCGGCGAGGTCTACATGACCAAGAAGGCGTTCCTGGCGCTCAACGAGCGGCAGAAGGCCGCCGGCGACACCGTTTTCGCCAATCCGCGCAACTCGGCCGCAGGCTCCTTGCGGCAGAAGGACCCCACGATCACGGCCTCGCGCCCGCTCGGCTTCTTCGCCTATGCCTGGGGCGAGATGAGTGCGATGCCCGAGGGTACGCAGAGCGGCATGATCCACTGGTTCGAGCGCTGCGGCTTCAAGACCAATCCGCTGACCAAGCTGTGCCACTCGGTCGAGGAGTTGCTGGCCTTCCATCATTCGATCGAGGAGCAGCGCGCCGAGCTCGACTACGACATCGACGGCGTCGTCTACAAGGTCGACCGCATCGACTGGCAGGAGCGGCTCGGTTTCGTCTCGCGCACGCCGCGCTGGGGTATCGCGCACAAGTTCCCGGCCGAGCGCGCCATGACGGTGCTGCGTGACATCGAGATCCAGGTCGGTCGCACCGGCTCATTCACGCCCGTCGGCAAGCTCGAGCCGATCGGCGTCGGCGGCGTGATCGTGCAGAACGTCACGCTGCACAACGAGGATTACATCAAGGGCATCGGCAACAAGGGCGAGGTCTTGCGTGAGGGCCGCGACATCCGGATCGGCGACACCGTCGTGATCCAGCGTGCCGGCGACGTCATCCCGCAGGTCGTCGACGTCGTCATCGACAAGCGGCCCAGGAGCGCGAAGGAATTCCATTTCCCGAAGAAGTGCCCGTGCCCGCTGCACACCGACGTCGTGCGCGAGGAGACGGCGACCGGCGAAGAAGGCTCGCGCGCCCGCTGCACCGGCGAGTTTGCCTGCCCCTATCAGAAGATCGAGCACCTCAAGCTGTTCGTGTCGCGGCGCGCCTTCGATATCGACGGCTTGGGGGAGAAACAACTCCAATATTTCTTCGACGAAGGTTTCGTGAAGGAGCCCGCCGATATCTTCACGCTGGAAAAGCGCAATTCGAAGCTCAAGCTCGAGCAGATCGAGGGCTACGGCGCAACGTCGGTGCGCAACCTGTTCGGCGCCATCGAAAGCCGGCGCAAGATCGCGCTGGAGCGCTTCATCTACGCGCTCGGCATGCGCCATGTCGGCGAGACCACGGCGCTGGCGCTGGCGCGCGGCTATGGCTCGTGGGACGCCTTCCACGATGCCTGCCTCAGGGTCGCCAAGGACGACGAGGAGGCGATGGCCGACATGGACGCGCTGGACCAGATCGGCGACACCGTGATCAAGAGCATCGCAGACTATTTCGGCGAGAGCCACAATCGCGGCATCGTCGAACGGCTGACCAGCGAGGTCGAGATCGTCGATGCCGAGAAGCCGAAGCGCAACTCGCCCGTCACCGGCAAGACTGTCGTGTTCACCGGCTCGCTGGAGCGCATGACACGCGACGAAGCGAAAGCGACCGCGGAGCGGCTGGGCGCAAAGGTGTCGGGCTCGGTGTCGAAGAAGACCGACCTCGTGGTCGCAGGTCCGGGTGCCGGCTCGAAGCTCGCGGAAGCCAACAAGCACGGCGTCAAGGTGCTGACCGAGGAAGAGTGGCTGAAGCTGATCGGGGAGTGA
- the recN gene encoding DNA repair protein RecN yields MLARLSIRDIVLIERLDIEFAPGLAVLTGETGAGKSILLDAFALALGGRGDAGLVRHGVEQGQVTAVFDVPKTHPAAKILAENGLEDTDEMILRRVQFADGRTRAFINDQSISVQTLKAVGAALVEIHGQHDERALVDAATHRRLLDAFAGLEKDVGTVESLWDARRTANTALEEHRAGMERAAREADYLRHASDELKQLAPKDGEETALASRRTTMMQGEKIAADLREAQEAVGGNHSPVAALSAAVRRLERRGVNSPALVEPAVEAIDAAINALEEADQHLQAALAATDFDPAELERIEERLFALRAASRKYSTPVDGLAALAAKYAADVVLIDAGATQLKKLEQAAIEADSRYATAAKKLSAARQKSAEKLNKAVNAELAPLKLERAKFMTQVETDETAPGPQGFDRVEFWVQTNPGTKPGALMKVASGGELSRFLLALKVVLSDRGSAPTLVFDEIDTGVGGAVADAIGARLARLAGKVQVMAVTHAPQVAARADQHLLISKDALDKGKRVATRVNALAADHRREEIARMLAGAEITAEARAAAERLLRAATA; encoded by the coding sequence ATGCTGGCGCGTCTGTCGATCCGTGACATCGTCCTGATCGAACGGCTCGATATCGAATTCGCACCCGGCCTTGCGGTTCTGACCGGCGAGACCGGGGCGGGCAAATCCATCCTGCTCGATGCCTTTGCGCTGGCGCTCGGCGGCCGCGGCGATGCCGGCCTCGTGCGCCATGGCGTGGAGCAGGGCCAGGTCACCGCCGTCTTCGACGTGCCGAAGACCCATCCCGCCGCAAAAATCCTCGCCGAGAATGGGCTGGAGGATACCGATGAGATGATCCTGCGCCGCGTGCAGTTCGCCGACGGCCGCACCCGCGCCTTCATCAACGACCAGTCGATCAGCGTGCAGACCCTGAAGGCGGTCGGTGCCGCGCTGGTCGAGATCCACGGCCAGCATGACGAGCGCGCGCTGGTCGATGCCGCCACCCACCGCCGCCTGCTCGACGCCTTTGCCGGCCTCGAAAAGGATGTCGGGACGGTCGAATCGCTCTGGGACGCGCGCCGCACGGCGAATACCGCGCTGGAGGAGCATCGCGCCGGCATGGAGCGCGCCGCCCGCGAGGCCGACTATTTGCGCCATGCCTCCGACGAACTGAAGCAGCTCGCGCCGAAGGACGGCGAAGAGACCGCGCTGGCCTCGCGCCGCACCACCATGATGCAGGGCGAGAAGATCGCCGCCGACCTGCGCGAGGCGCAGGAAGCGGTCGGCGGCAATCACTCGCCCGTCGCGGCCCTGTCGGCCGCAGTACGCCGGCTGGAGCGCCGTGGCGTCAATTCGCCGGCACTGGTCGAGCCCGCGGTCGAGGCGATCGACGCCGCGATCAACGCGCTGGAGGAGGCGGATCAGCACCTCCAGGCTGCCCTGGCGGCGACCGATTTCGATCCGGCCGAGCTCGAACGCATCGAGGAGCGGCTGTTCGCGCTGCGCGCCGCCTCGCGCAAATATTCGACGCCGGTCGATGGGCTGGCCGCGCTCGCGGCCAAATACGCCGCCGACGTCGTGCTGATCGATGCCGGCGCAACGCAGTTGAAGAAGCTGGAGCAGGCGGCCATCGAAGCCGATTCGCGCTATGCGACGGCCGCGAAAAAGCTGTCGGCGGCGCGGCAGAAATCGGCGGAGAAGCTCAACAAGGCCGTCAATGCCGAGCTCGCTCCGCTCAAGCTCGAACGCGCAAAGTTCATGACGCAGGTCGAGACCGACGAGACCGCGCCGGGACCGCAAGGGTTCGACCGCGTCGAATTCTGGGTGCAGACCAACCCGGGCACCAAGCCGGGAGCGCTGATGAAAGTTGCCTCCGGCGGCGAGCTGTCGCGCTTCCTGCTCGCGCTCAAGGTCGTCCTCTCCGACCGTGGCTCGGCGCCGACCCTAGTGTTCGACGAAATCGATACCGGCGTCGGTGGCGCGGTCGCGGATGCCATCGGCGCGCGCCTCGCCCGCCTTGCCGGCAAGGTCCAGGTCATGGCCGTGACCCACGCCCCGCAGGTCGCCGCGCGTGCCGACCAGCATCTGCTGATCTCCAAGGACGCGCTCGACAAGGGCAAGCGCGTCGCCACTCGCGTCAACGCCCTCGCCGCCGACCACCGCCGCGAGGAGATCGCGCGGATGCTGGCGGGTGCGGAGATCACGGCGGAGGCAAGGGCGGCGGCGGAACGGTTGCTGCGGGCGGCCACGGCTTAA
- a CDS encoding multidrug effflux MFS transporter — MHGMISKPRGAAAHGNIATSRVMLLLLVVMTGIAPISLYMLVPALPVLATTFGRDISIAQMTVSLYMVGIACSQIIMGPLSDKFGRRPVLLGGLVLMVAASVACIFAQDLPQLIAARFFQALGGAAGMVVSRAIIRDIYERERVASMISLVVAALMIGQMLSPLTGGLIETAFGWRAIFYAITIGAIAVAVGIAFALPETRRNRAAGSGFRGDVGILIRNRAFVGYVLCQVLASQIIFAFAGGGPYIVVTQMGRSSAEYGAWFATTGFAYLVGNLLCVRFAPRHSLEKLIWLGLGLQLCGSLANLVWSFAGWNEAPAWLFGTQMIVMAGNAFVMANSAAGAISIRPEAAGTASGAMGFLQQGIGALMSQFGAYLGGHSTTTLPLTAAILAISLLCAATMIFIVPRREVVVTETLIEQAEEEERGMM, encoded by the coding sequence ATGCACGGCATGATCAGCAAGCCGCGGGGAGCGGCAGCGCACGGGAACATCGCGACCTCGCGCGTGATGCTGCTGTTGCTGGTCGTCATGACAGGCATAGCGCCAATCTCGCTCTACATGCTGGTTCCGGCGCTGCCGGTGCTTGCGACGACATTCGGCCGCGACATCTCGATCGCGCAGATGACGGTGTCGCTCTATATGGTCGGCATCGCCTGCTCGCAGATCATCATGGGGCCACTATCGGACAAGTTCGGCCGGCGGCCCGTGCTGCTCGGAGGGCTGGTGCTGATGGTGGCGGCGAGTGTTGCCTGCATCTTCGCGCAAGACCTGCCGCAACTGATCGCCGCGCGCTTCTTCCAGGCGCTGGGCGGCGCCGCCGGCATGGTGGTGAGCCGCGCCATCATCCGCGACATCTACGAGCGCGAGCGCGTCGCCTCCATGATCAGCCTCGTGGTCGCGGCGCTGATGATCGGACAGATGCTGTCGCCGCTGACCGGTGGCCTGATCGAGACCGCGTTCGGCTGGCGCGCGATCTTCTATGCCATCACCATCGGCGCGATCGCGGTCGCCGTCGGCATCGCGTTCGCGCTGCCGGAGACGCGCCGAAACCGCGCCGCCGGCAGCGGCTTTCGCGGCGATGTCGGCATCCTGATCAGGAACCGCGCCTTCGTCGGCTATGTGCTGTGCCAGGTGCTGGCTTCGCAGATCATCTTCGCCTTCGCCGGCGGCGGTCCCTACATCGTGGTGACGCAGATGGGCCGCAGCAGTGCCGAATATGGTGCGTGGTTCGCGACGACCGGCTTTGCCTATCTGGTCGGCAATCTGCTCTGCGTGCGCTTTGCGCCGCGGCACTCACTCGAGAAGCTGATCTGGCTTGGCCTCGGCCTGCAACTCTGCGGCAGCCTCGCCAACCTCGTGTGGAGCTTTGCGGGCTGGAACGAAGCGCCGGCATGGCTGTTCGGAACGCAGATGATCGTGATGGCGGGCAATGCCTTCGTGATGGCGAACTCGGCCGCCGGCGCAATCAGCATCCGCCCCGAGGCCGCCGGCACCGCATCGGGCGCGATGGGCTTTCTCCAGCAGGGCATCGGCGCGCTGATGTCGCAATTCGGCGCCTATCTCGGCGGCCATTCCACCACGACGCTGCCGCTGACCGCGGCGATCCTCGCGATTTCGCTACTCTGCGCCGCCACGATGATCTTCATCGTGCCGCGCCGCGAAGTGGTGGTGACCGAGACGCTGATCGAGCAGGCCGAGGAGGAAGAGCGCGGGATGATGTAG
- a CDS encoding NAD(P)/FAD-dependent oxidoreductase, with protein MTETDVVIIGAGHNGLTCAAYLAMAGLRVCVVERRKVVGGAAVTEEFHPGFRNSVAAYTVSLLNPQVIRDLKLAERGLRVVERRAQNFLPAPDGHYLLTGEGRTKSAVARLSAHDADALDGFSRELEDIADVLRQFVLRAPPNLLASFGVGAIREAMNAVQSANILRGLTLEQSRSLLDLFTRSAGEMLDERFEHDLVKALFGFDAIVGNYASPYAAGSAYVMLHHAFGEVNGKKGVWGHAIGGMGAITQAMARAARDHGVTIETDAGVREVIVERDRAAGVILENGETIRAKYVAANVNPKLLYTRLVAAQALPADFLARIRHWKNGSGTFRMNVALDHLPSFTALPGEGDHLTSGIIIAPSLGYMDSAYLDARAQGWSREPVVEMLIPSTLDDTLAPAGKHVASLFCQHVAPELPDGKSWDDHREEVADLMIATVDKYAPGFAASVLGRQILSPLDLERQFGLLGGDIFHGALTLNQLFSARPMLGHADYRGPLKGLYHCGSGAHPGGGVTGAPGHNAARVILRDHRSLFGTRG; from the coding sequence ATGACCGAAACCGACGTCGTCATCATCGGCGCTGGCCATAACGGCCTCACCTGCGCGGCCTATCTCGCGATGGCGGGCCTGCGCGTATGCGTGGTCGAACGCCGCAAGGTGGTCGGCGGCGCAGCGGTCACGGAGGAGTTTCATCCGGGTTTCCGCAACTCGGTTGCAGCCTACACCGTGAGCCTGCTCAATCCGCAGGTGATCCGCGACTTGAAGCTCGCCGAAAGGGGCCTGCGCGTCGTCGAGCGGCGCGCGCAGAATTTTCTGCCCGCGCCCGATGGCCACTATCTCCTCACCGGCGAGGGAAGGACGAAAAGCGCGGTCGCGCGGCTCAGCGCCCATGATGCCGACGCGCTCGACGGCTTCTCGCGCGAGCTGGAGGACATCGCCGACGTGTTGCGGCAGTTCGTGCTGCGTGCGCCGCCGAACCTGCTCGCCAGCTTTGGTGTTGGCGCGATCCGCGAGGCCATGAACGCGGTCCAGAGCGCCAACATCCTGCGTGGGCTGACGCTGGAACAGAGCCGCAGCCTGCTCGACCTCTTCACCCGCTCGGCCGGCGAGATGCTGGACGAGCGGTTCGAGCACGATCTCGTCAAGGCGCTGTTCGGCTTCGATGCGATCGTCGGCAACTACGCGAGCCCTTACGCGGCGGGATCGGCCTATGTGATGCTGCATCACGCCTTCGGCGAAGTGAACGGCAAGAAGGGCGTCTGGGGCCACGCCATCGGCGGGATGGGCGCGATCACGCAGGCGATGGCGCGCGCCGCGCGCGACCACGGCGTCACGATCGAGACGGACGCCGGCGTGCGCGAGGTAATCGTCGAGCGCGACCGCGCGGCCGGCGTGATCCTGGAAAATGGCGAGACCATCCGCGCGAAATATGTCGCGGCCAACGTCAATCCAAAGCTGCTCTATACGCGGCTGGTCGCGGCGCAGGCCCTGCCCGCCGACTTCCTCGCGCGCATTCGCCACTGGAAGAACGGCTCCGGCACCTTCCGCATGAACGTGGCGCTGGACCACCTGCCCTCCTTCACCGCGCTGCCGGGCGAGGGCGATCATCTCACCTCGGGCATTATCATCGCGCCGAGCCTCGGCTACATGGACAGCGCCTATCTCGATGCGCGCGCACAGGGCTGGAGCCGGGAGCCGGTCGTCGAGATGCTGATCCCCTCGACACTCGACGACACCCTTGCGCCCGCGGGCAAGCACGTCGCGAGCCTGTTCTGCCAGCACGTCGCTCCGGAACTGCCCGACGGCAAGTCCTGGGACGATCACCGCGAGGAAGTCGCCGATCTCATGATCGCGACGGTGGACAAATATGCCCCTGGCTTTGCGGCCAGCGTGCTCGGCCGCCAGATTCTCTCGCCGCTCGATCTCGAACGGCAGTTCGGCCTGCTCGGCGGCGACATCTTTCACGGCGCGCTGACGCTGAACCAGCTTTTCTCGGCGCGGCCGATGCTGGGCCACGCCGATTACCGCGGGCCGCTGAAGGGCCTGTATCACTGCGGTTCCGGCGCCCACCCCGGCGGCGGCGTCACCGGCGCGCCCGGCCATAACGCGGCGCGGGTGATCCTAAGGGATCATCGCTCGCTGTTCGGAACCCGTGGATAA
- a CDS encoding outer membrane protein assembly factor BamD — MSAQRMTREYSPVSLKASIKVRRLAQAATFLILALPLGGCGTGALWDKFTAKDDTFVEEPADKLYNEGLYLMNEKKDMKQANKKFEEVDRQHPYSDWARKSLLMSAYAAYQGGDYDGCIGAATRYVTLHPGSPDAAYAQYLIAASHYDQIPDISRDQGRTEKAVAALEEVVRKYPNSEYAASAKAKIEGARDQLAGKEMNVGRYYMQKRDYTAAINRFKAVVTQYQTTRHVEEALYRLTEAYMAIGIVGEAQTAAAVLGHNFPDSRWYKDAYNLVKSGGLEPSENQGSWISRTFKKMGLG; from the coding sequence ATGTCGGCACAGCGTATGACGCGCGAATATTCTCCGGTTTCGCTCAAGGCGTCGATCAAGGTCCGTCGGCTGGCGCAGGCCGCGACCTTCCTGATTCTCGCGCTGCCGCTCGGCGGCTGCGGCACCGGCGCCCTCTGGGACAAGTTCACCGCCAAGGATGACACCTTCGTCGAGGAGCCCGCCGACAAGCTCTACAATGAGGGCCTGTACCTCATGAACGAAAAGAAGGACATGAAGCAGGCGAACAAGAAGTTCGAGGAGGTCGATCGCCAGCATCCCTATTCCGACTGGGCGCGCAAATCGCTGCTGATGTCGGCCTATGCGGCCTACCAGGGCGGCGACTATGACGGATGCATCGGCGCGGCCACCCGCTACGTCACACTGCATCCCGGCAGCCCGGACGCCGCCTATGCGCAATATCTGATCGCGGCCTCCCATTACGACCAGATCCCGGACATCAGCCGCGACCAGGGCCGCACCGAGAAGGCGGTCGCCGCACTGGAAGAGGTGGTGCGCAAGTATCCGAACTCGGAATATGCGGCCAGCGCCAAGGCCAAGATCGAGGGCGCGCGCGACCAGCTTGCCGGCAAGGAAATGAATGTCGGCCGCTACTACATGCAGAAGCGCGACTACACCGCCGCGATCAATCGCTTCAAGGCCGTGGTGACGCAGTATCAGACCACGCGCCATGTCGAGGAGGCGCTGTACCGGCTCACCGAGGCCTATATGGCGATCGGCATCGTCGGCGAGGCGCAGACGGCGGCCGCCGTGCTCGGGCACAATTTTCCTGACAGCCGCTGGTACAAGGACGCCTATAATCTTGTAAAATCCGGCGGTCTCGAGCCGAGCGAGAATCAGGGGTCCTGGATCAGCAGGACCTTCAAGAAGATGGGCCTCGGCTAG
- a CDS encoding Flp family type IVb pilin, producing the protein MKRLVQKFWSDESGATAIEYGLIAAGIALAIITVVNSLGTTLNEKFGAISSSLK; encoded by the coding sequence TTGAAGCGTTTGGTTCAGAAGTTCTGGTCCGATGAATCCGGGGCGACCGCGATCGAATACGGCCTGATCGCAGCCGGTATCGCGCTGGCGATCATCACCGTGGTGAACAGCCTGGGCACCACCCTGAACGAGAAGTTCGGTGCGATTAGCAGCTCCTTGAAGTAA